DNA from Prosthecobacter vanneervenii:
GAGCTGAAGGCTTACTACAGGGAATGCAGCGTCGTCGCCCTCAGCAGCGTCTGGCCTGAGCCGATCGCCACCATAGGTCTCGAAGTGATGCGCTATGCGCTTCCTGTGGTGGCATTTGACGCAGGCGGCATCAAAGACTGGCTCAAAGACGGCTTCAATGGTCATCTCGTGCCCTGGATGAACCGGGACGCATTCGCCTCATCTCTTGACAGCCTCCTGCAAAACAAAGAGCAGGCCAGAAAATTGGGCGAGAACGGCCTCAGGCTGGTAAGCACCCGTTATGATTTCCCCTCGTACATCGCCGGTCTTGAGGAGATGTTTGGACGAGCGATCGCAGAAGCTGAACAAAATTGCGCAAGGCAGATTCCCCCACTTGAGGGGGGTTACAGCTTGAAGTCCACCATTAAAGTTTCTGCGTGATGAAACGAGTGACTGTTCCAGAGCCTCCTGAAGTGCGGCGAATCCTTAAGGCGCAGAGCCGTTTGGGACGCCTTAGAATGCGCTTCGCTATGCGTCTGAAACGGTGCCTCTGGCTGGCTGTCGTGAACGGCACCCATGCTGTGAAGCGCCTTTTTGACATTGTCATCAGTATCATTGCCCTCATCCTGGCGGCACCGCTGATGATCGTCATCGCACTGCTGATCCGCAGAGATGGCGGTCCGGTATTTTTCAAACAGCGGCGTATTGGCTTCAACGGCAGGGATTTCGAAATGCTGAAATTCCGTTCCATGTGCGTGGATGCAGAAGCCAAGCTTAGTGCGCTTCTGGCGCAAAATGAGAAATCCCAAGGCATCACTTTCAAGATGAAGAATGATCCTCGCATCACTGCCATAGGTCGTTTCATCCGCAAGGCATCCATCGACGAGCTTCCACAATTTTTTAATGTGCTGCGTGGGGATATGTCAATCGTAGGACCTCGCCCCTGTCTTCCGCGAGAAGCGGCGCTCTACTCCAACACGGATCGCAGACGCCTTCATGCAAAACCAGGCATCACCTGCCTTTGGCAGGTGGGCGAGCGCGAAGGACGCTTCTGGGAAATCGGAGATCGCAACAGCATCGACTTCGGAGAGCAGGTCTCACTGGATGTGCGTTATATCGAAAGTCATTCATTTCTGCGTGACCTTTGGATTCTGCTCAAAACAATACCGGCCATCGTTCTAGGGAAAGGCATGTAACCATGGACGTTTTTATCATCTGCCCTGATCACCGTGAAAGCGCCGGATTTGCCCGACGCATCCGCCCGCTGGCACTGCTGCCCGTGCTGGGAAGATCTCTTTTAGATCTCTGGCTTGAGCACCTAGCAGCTGCGGGAGTCAAACACGCCACTATCTTGGCTGCAGACCGCCCGCATGAAATCCGCCATGCTGTGGACCAAGGCGGGAAATGGGGCCTCTCCGTAACAGTCCTTTCCGTTAAACGCGAACCCAGCATCGAGGAAACTCGCCAGCGGTTCACCGGCAAGGATTCAGCCGGCAGAGTGCCTAACATCATCACTCTGGACACTCTTCCTGACATGCCGCACAAGCAGCTTTGGGAGAGCTCGGCAGCACTGCACGACATCCTGCACCACCGACTGCTCGTCACTCCAGCCGAGTCGCACCTGACCATGAGGGAGGTCGCGCCCAAGGTTCATGTGAGCACACGCGCCCGTGTGTCAGCTACAGCCAAAATCGAAGGGCCAGTTTGGATTGGGCCTCAGGTCATCATCGGAGACAACGCCCAAATCCTGGCCGGCTCAGTCATTGAAGAAGCAGCTTACATCGATCGTGGCGCCATCGTTGGTGATAGCTGGGTGGGGCCCAACACCTATGTTGGAGCGCTGACGAGCGTGCAAAACTCATTTGCCTGGGGAGGTGGTATTGAGAACTGGCGACACGGATCGTTTCTGGAGATCACGGACGATTTCCTGCTCACCAACCTCACACACAAACCCTTTGGAGGTGTGCGTAGCAACTGGATGGTCCGCATCGCTGGACTTGTGCTGATGTTGCTGACTTCACCACTGGCACTTTTGTGCGCGCTATGGTCACTGCTCGTCAAGTGGCAGGCTGTCTTTGAGAATCACCAGGTAGTTCTGCCGCCCCCTGCAAGACAGGACCGTTACAGCCCAAGCACGCGCATCTATTCGTTAACCTCTGGCCCCGGGCTATTCTCACGGTGGCCGGAGCTCTGGTCTGTCTGGAAGGGAGACATGCATCTGGTAGGCAATCGACCGCTTTCACCTGCACGCGCATCCGTTTTGACCAATGAGTTTGAACGCATGTGGTTCGATGCCCCGGCTGGTGTCTTTTCCTATGCAGACATCATGGAGGATGGAATGCCTCATGACAACGATACCGCTCACAGCGCCTGCTACGCCATTCATCGCTGCCTGAGACTGAACTTGCGCATTTTGTTGCATTGCCTGCCGCGTTTTGCCATTCCCGTGCTCCGCAAGGAGCATGAGATCACACCCAATAACCATACTCAAACCTGCGCACAGCCATGACGCTCACACCCACCGCCCATCTCACCGCCCCTGCTGAACTATGCGCCGCCACCGCACGCCAGTGGCGCGACCGGCTTGACCATGAAATCAAAGCTGAACATGAAGAAGTCTGCATTGACCTTTCGAAAACTCGGTTCATCGACAGCTCTGGCCTGGGTGTGCTGCTCACCTTGAACAAGAATCTTCGTAGCAGGGGAGTCAGCCTCAAACTTCTGAATCCATCAACAGCCGTTTGCCAGCTGATTGAGCTGACACGACTTCACCGTGTTTTTGAAATTATTCACGATTGAAACCGCATGTCGCATCCACAGCAGCAGTTCAACGGCTTCCGGCTTGATTTTCCAGCAACGCTGGACGATGCCCGTGAAGCCGTCCGTGCTGTGATCCTGTGGCTGGCCAATGAGAAAGTCAGTGCAGAGGAATGCCAGCAATGGGAGCTGGTGCTGGCGGAAGCTGCGAATAATGCTGTCTTGTACGCAACACCGGAGCAGGCAGGACACTCCGTGCGTATTGAAGCAACTCTCGCTCTTGATGAAGTCGAGATCCGCATCACTGACCATACTTGCGGCTTTGACTGGCCGGAGCATGTCGAGCTGCCAGAAGACGATGAGTCCGATCATGGCCGCGGGCTTTTCATCATCAGTTCGCTCACCGATCAGGCATCCTATCTTCGAGGCCAGGGGCAAAACGTGCTCCTCCTAAAATCCAAGCTTAAAACTCCGCTGCCAGCCAAAGAGAACACCGAAGAGACGCTTGATCTCATGACGGCGGAAGTGGCCTCGTGTTACGAAACTCTGGCCAATATTTTCCGGCTCATCGCTGATGCAGGCAATGACGTGGAGCCTGTGGCTCTGGCAACTCGCTGGCTGGAGGAGCTGCGTGAGCTGGCAGGAGCAGATTTTCTCATCTTACGAATGGCATCCAGTGATGGCCTTCTTATGCCGCTGCTTGGCAGCGCACCCTCCCCATTGAACTGGGAAGCACATCTCGATCTGCGCAGTGCAGACTATATTGAAAGCAGGGCCGCCAAAACACGACAAGACCAGTGGTTTGACTGTGGCACAGACTTTATGCCTGCAGACCCGCTGCTTAAGGCGGGCAAGCACATCAGCGGATTGACGCACCCGCTGGAAAGTGGCGGCGACCTCGCCGGAGTGCTGACCGTCGGCGTCTTCCAGCCGCACTGGGAGCCTTCAGCGCGTGAATTGAATGTGGTGAGAAGTCTTGGCGATTTTCTCGGTGCATTGCTCCACGGTCTTCATCGGCGTGATGAAGCGAATCAAGCACGTCTCATGAAAAGAGAGCTGCAGATCGCAGCGGAGATTCAACGCTCA
Protein-coding regions in this window:
- a CDS encoding sugar transferase is translated as MKRVTVPEPPEVRRILKAQSRLGRLRMRFAMRLKRCLWLAVVNGTHAVKRLFDIVISIIALILAAPLMIVIALLIRRDGGPVFFKQRRIGFNGRDFEMLKFRSMCVDAEAKLSALLAQNEKSQGITFKMKNDPRITAIGRFIRKASIDELPQFFNVLRGDMSIVGPRPCLPREAALYSNTDRRRLHAKPGITCLWQVGEREGRFWEIGDRNSIDFGEQVSLDVRYIESHSFLRDLWILLKTIPAIVLGKGM
- a CDS encoding sugar transferase, with amino-acid sequence MDSAQNNTGHRSRERHVTMDVFIICPDHRESAGFARRIRPLALLPVLGRSLLDLWLEHLAAAGVKHATILAADRPHEIRHAVDQGGKWGLSVTVLSVKREPSIEETRQRFTGKDSAGRVPNIITLDTLPDMPHKQLWESSAALHDILHHRLLVTPAESHLTMREVAPKVHVSTRARVSATAKIEGPVWIGPQVIIGDNAQILAGSVIEEAAYIDRGAIVGDSWVGPNTYVGALTSVQNSFAWGGGIENWRHGSFLEITDDFLLTNLTHKPFGGVRSNWMVRIAGLVLMLLTSPLALLCALWSLLVKWQAVFENHQVVLPPPARQDRYSPSTRIYSLTSGPGLFSRWPELWSVWKGDMHLVGNRPLSPARASVLTNEFERMWFDAPAGVFSYADIMEDGMPHDNDTAHSACYAIHRCLRLNLRILLHCLPRFAIPVLRKEHEITPNNHTQTCAQP
- a CDS encoding STAS domain-containing protein, with the protein product MTLTPTAHLTAPAELCAATARQWRDRLDHEIKAEHEEVCIDLSKTRFIDSSGLGVLLTLNKNLRSRGVSLKLLNPSTAVCQLIELTRLHRVFEIIHD
- a CDS encoding SpoIIE family protein phosphatase codes for the protein MSHPQQQFNGFRLDFPATLDDAREAVRAVILWLANEKVSAEECQQWELVLAEAANNAVLYATPEQAGHSVRIEATLALDEVEIRITDHTCGFDWPEHVELPEDDESDHGRGLFIISSLTDQASYLRGQGQNVLLLKSKLKTPLPAKENTEETLDLMTAEVASCYETLANIFRLIADAGNDVEPVALATRWLEELRELAGADFLILRMASSDGLLMPLLGSAPSPLNWEAHLDLRSADYIESRAAKTRQDQWFDCGTDFMPADPLLKAGKHISGLTHPLESGGDLAGVLTVGVFQPHWEPSARELNVVRSLGDFLGALLHGLHRRDEANQARLMKRELQIAAEIQRSLLPTELPQSPFVHCAAHLATVGEVGGDYLDAILLADGSMLFVVADVMGKGVPAALFATAFHSLLHSHLDLASKPSALMNRLNQAMFSELDRADMFITAQLVHVTADGQWLQVCGAGHAPLLMSNGRQVQEVSADGPPLGVTADASYQDFSTSFSLHSHVLLHTDGLSDVVSGGGILSRDVLHEWLLKTAAGSTGAVDARDSLHRLHRSAVDASHQQDDATFLIITRVSHSHPSAAHNSLSHAKR